The following DNA comes from Salvia splendens isolate huo1 chromosome 17, SspV2, whole genome shotgun sequence.
TGTGGAAAGAAAAAGCAGTTCAAATATAGGAGATGCACAGCATCAGGTTTCAACCTAACACTTGTAATCGAACAAATTGAGTAGGTACTGTTTGTATAAGTTGATATCCACGATTTATACGTGCAATTTCTCAAATCCAATATCAAATCACCGAGAAACTAGTCTGTGTAAGTCTCAATTCCAATAGAGTTGAATGAATTTTGAAGGTTAACAAACATTATGTGGTTTCAAGTGGTAGTACGACAACGTATAGTCCTAATTTTGTTTCGTCTTCTTCCAATCTAGTCAACCTAAAGCATGAATGGAAAAGGAAACGTTGACAAACCGTCGGAAAttatgatagaaatccatgggttccatcctaaaaccaattggtgataggaggaggggcccatgagacttatatactagtttcagttttatcttgacaccgatgtgggacagttatatgttatatttttagtttcaattgccaacaccctcccttaaacccttcaaggtgaaccttggaggggttggacttttttctaatcgattggacaatcggtccaatttttttcgatcggttgggaccacttggcccaaattttcagcccagttatactgctgggtcagtcattttttttcggtttcagcccagatatactgctgggtcagttaaatatgacccacagtcggtgACCCGCtttgataccatcttaaagatggtaatcgagagaggcgttGTATTGGAGGTAGAACATGGTGGCAAAGATAGAAGAATGGTTTTGATTGTATTTTTCTGTTATGTTTTGAATAGGTTACACATGTTCCCTTTTATAGGGGAATTACAACCATAGGAAATACCACCATTACACTAGGAACTATCACTAATTAAATGTATCTAGGAAAGTTCACTCATTTATTGTAATACCAATTACCAAGTTATGGAAACTTGGTACTAGCCgttattctcttctttttgacaggtgttggcaattgaaactaaaaatataacatataactgtcccacatcggtgtcaagataaaactgaaactagtatataagtctcatgggcccctcctcctatcaccaattggtttttggatggaacccatggatttctatcatggtatcagagcaggttgcAACGGTGTGGGACTCAGAAAATTCTCATCACCGTCCCGGTTATACCCTTCCCGGCCTTATACCTTTCCCGGCCCTTTTATTTTAAACCTGCAAAATCAGAAATAAAGCCATGTCAGGATCTGACTCAGAAGCTACAAACACCAACCAACCATTAATGAATTTCTCAGGGGAATTCGCTGCCCAATTAGCCGAATTCCTTAGGCAAATCAATATACCACCAAAAGCTCAAGAACAGCCCCCTCCACCCTCAAATCAACCAGAATCATTGGGGGAGATACACCTTCAAACCAAATTGAATGGCGACAATTATTCCCTCTGGACAACTCTGATGGAACACGCAATCGGAGGGAAGGGTCTGTCGTCTCACATCAACGGAGTTACCGACCCTCCCCCAACTAGTGATCCCGGTTATCCGAAGTGGAAGCAGAGAGATCATTGCTGCTTCAACTGGATTATAAACAACATCGAAGCCAATCTTGTCAACGAAGTATCACAATACGCAACGGCCCGAGACCTATGGGAGGGTCTGGCCATTACATACGGGAGTGGAACTGATCCGTTCCAAGTTTCGGATCTGCACAGGCAAGCGTACAACATGAAGCAGGGGAATATGAGCCTTGAAAACTTATGGAATAAGTTCCAGAAGCTCTGGATTTCCATCGACGAAATGGATCCAAATCCGATGGATACTCCATCATCTATTCAGAAATACAACAGCAACACTCAAAGGCATAGATTATATCAGTTTCTATGGGCGTTGGATGAAAGATATGATGCATTAAAGAGGGAAATCTTAAACAAAGATCCACTACCCACTGTACAAAGCGCTTACGGATTGGTAAGACGCGAATCGGCTAATGAGCGGGTTTACAAACTCTTTGGAGATTCACAAGGAGCTGGAATAGGTGCCGGATTAGCAGCGATGAACCGGAGCCGACCACCACCGCCACCCAAGTTCTCTGCCGGATCTGCGACTCCAACCGACAAGAGCAAAATGACTTGCAGCCACTGTGGTGGGAAGAAACACACGGTGGATACATGCTTCCACCTCCACGGATTTCCCGATTGGTGGGAAGACATGAAGAAAAGGCAGAACCGGAATCGGGGTGGAGGAGGCAGAGCAACAGCGGCGGTGACCGTTGGGGACCGAGCCACCAACACCGAGAGCTCGGCGGGCAACGTCGGTCAAGCCAACACGGTGGGGAACGGCGGCGGACAGCTTCCAGGTCCGGGTCGCCACAGCTTCGTCGCGACGGGGAACGGCGGGGATGAAAAAGCCGTCGCATCGGTCTCAATCGCCCGGGTCTGGTCGGAAGGTAACCCGGCGTCAACGGTGGCGTCAACGGTCACCAGCACCGACGGAACGACAGAGGCCGAATTGAGAGTTGGAGAGGAGAAGATGATTGAGGCGCCGTATGAAATTAGGGCTGAGGGATTTGGGGGTTATTTTAACAAATTTCGGAAATTCGAATCGCCCCCCCAGAAGTTTCCTAAATTCCCCCCCAACTCCCGAGTATCTAATCCTACCCGAAATCACCCCACTACTTCCTCACCTTTCAAATTTAACCCCAATACCACCACAAAACCCCAAACTTccgaaaatcctaaaaatgccccaaaaatttccaaaaaattcCCCGACAAATCAGACGGGCTAGTCTTTCAACCTAATATCCCGTGTCATAACCCTTTTAAAGCCTTAGCCTTTACCTCATCCACCACAGTCGAACAAAAGGAGCAcaaatggatttttgactgtggggctacTGACACGATCTCCTTCGATCCAAATGACTTCTCCACAATATCTAAACCGACTAAAACCTATGTCCAAACTGCCGGGGGGGATTTAGCTCGAGTCAAGGGGGCAGGCACTATCAATATTTCTCCAACTCTCCGGCTCTCTAACTGCCTCTTTGTCCCAACTTTTTCACACAAATTATTATCTGTTAGTCAGGTGACCAAGGAGTTAAACTGTAAATTACTGATGCAACCTCGTTTTTGCGTGTTACAGGATACCAAGACGGGGatgatagttgggcgtggcactgaacgaagTGGAttgtactacgtggatgagatagctcaacaaaGTGCGGCATTACTAACCCGTGAAGCAACTACAACAAAGGCTTGGCTTTTACATCATCGGTTAGGACATCCTTCCATAGGATATCTGAAATTAATGTTTCCTAAGATGTTTTCTAGTGTGCACTCTCTTGATTGTGAAACTTGTCATTTGGCCAAGAGCCATCGTCATTCTTTTAAACTGAATAATACTCGAGTGTCTACCCCGTTTTCTCTGATTCACTCTGACGTTTGGGGTCCTGCCCCAATCAATGGGGGCCAGGGTCTCCGTTATTTTCTCCTGTTTATAGATGACTTTTCTCGTATGACTTGGGTctacttcttaaaaaataagactgaggtttttgaaaaattcacccaATTCTACAGCATGGTCCAAACTCAgtataaacaaaatatccaAGTCTTACGGTCCGACAATGGGGGGGGAATATTTAAATGCCAACATGAAATCCTTCTTTCTTGAAAAAGGGCTtatccatcaaacttcttgtgcaTACACACctgaacagaatggggtagcagaacggAAAAATAGGTATATCCTAGAAATCACCAGGGCTCTCCTCATCGAGTCAAAAATCCCCACatctttttggccagaagctatAGCCACCGCTGTGTACCTTATGAACCGTCTTCCAACAGGTATCCTCAACTTCAAAACTCCCATCGATACTTTTATCAACCATGAAGCCATACAGAAACCAACCTATCTCACCCTTGACCCGAAAGTCTTTGGTTGAACAGTCTTTGTCCACATCCCGAAACATGACCGTACCAAATTCTCTCATTGTGCCGTTAAATGTGTTTTTCTCGGGTATGGGGTCAATCAGAAAGGTTATCGGTGCTATGACCCTATAAATAAGCACATGTATACTaccatgaactgtgattttgttGAGGGAGAATACTACTATAGCCaatctagcggtcagggggagagccAACCACATAGACCAATTAGCGACCCACTAAATTGGCTATACATCCCAACGGACGCAATCCATCAGCCGGAACCTATACTAGGGGAAACCGAGCAAGGGGGAGATGAGGGGAAGGAAAACAGACCTATCATTGGCACAGAACTCAACTTAAACGAGGAAACAAGCCATGCCAATGAGCTATCAAAATCCACTAGTCAGACCGCAGAGTTTGGAGACATCACCCAACCATCAACTCCGTCTTCGAATCCTGAGGTAAACAATCTTGCTGAACTCAACATAGTTCCTTTAGAAATCACTAACACTTACAGTGAAGGCCAAAAAGGGGACAGTGAGAAGCGGTATGAACTGCCACACAGAAGTACAAGGGGGATCCCTCCCAAAAGATACTCTCCAGATTGGAAAGGAAGGAAAACAACGTATTCAATAGCAAACATAGCTCAAAGACACCTCACAGAGATGGCCAGAGCATTCGAGGTTgccctatatgaagaagaagaagaaattcctcAGTCTTTCCAAGAAGCTGTTAAGcacaaacattggagagaagccatgaaaaaggaaattgatGCCCTGATCAAAAATGGAACGTGGGAAAAATGTAGTCTACCAGAAGGGAAGAAACCAGTCgggtgtagatgggtgttcaccatCAAAAGACGTGCAGATGGatcaatcgagagatataaggcGCGATTGGTGGCCAAAGGATATACTCAAGTGTATGGAAttgattacgacgagactttctccccagttgcTAAACTTGACACGATCCGGGCATTATTGTCAGTTGCAGCATGTAAGGATTGGTCGCTACATCAATTTGATGTGACAAATGCATTCCTCCATGGAGAATTAGGTGAAGAAAAGGAGGTCTATATGGCAGTTCCACCTGGATTTGAGACCGAATTTGGTTACAGGCAAGTGTGCAGATTAAAGAAAACTCTTTACGGCTTGAAGCAGTCCCCAAGAAtctggtttggaagattttgcCAAGCAATGGTCAAGCATGGGTTCAAACAGAGTCTTTCTGATCATACGCTTTTTACAAAAAAGAGAGGAGATAAGATAACTTGTCTCATCATCTATGTCGATGATATGATCATCACAGGGGATGACacagaagaaatcaacaacctCAAGATCAatttgtttaaagaatttgacatgaaagatctcGGCCCTCTAAAATACTTCTTAGGAATTGAAGTGCTCAGGTCGAATCATGGAATATTCTTAAGACAGAGAAAATATGTCCTCGACATGTTGGCAGAAACTGGCCTCTTAGATTGCAAGCCTGCTGACACACCAATGATACCGAATCATGGGCTAAAAATTGTTGAGGGAGCTGAACCTGCAGATCGAGAGAAATATCAAAGGTTAGTAGGGAAATTACTCTATCTGTCGCACACCAGGCCAGACATTGCATATGCAGTAGGAATTGTCagccagttcatgcaccaaCCACAAGAAGAACACATGAACGCAACCTTACGAATAGTAAGATACCTCAAGGGCACAACAAATTATGGAGTGTTCTTAAGAAAAGGAAAGGACCTTGAAGTAGATGGCTATACAGATGCCGATTGGGCAAGTAATCCAGTCGATAGAAAGTCAACCGGTGGATACTTTACCTTCATCGGAGGCAACCTAGTtacttggagaagtaagaagcaaaaggttgTAGCCTTATCAAGTGCTGAAGCAGAGTTCCGAGGCATcaagagtggactcatggaGATCATATGGCTTAGGAGATTACTTACTGAGATCGGTTTTCCCCCAAACCGAAAGAGTAAGTTATTCTGTGACAATAAAGCGGCAATCAGCATATCagaaaatccagtacaacatgatcgaaccaaaCACGTTGAAGTCGATCGCCACTTCATTAAAGAAAAATTGGAAGGTGGAGTCATAGAATTCCCGTTTGTGCGATCCGAGGAACAATTGGCTGATATCCTAACCAAAGCAGTGAATCCCAGAATTTTTAGAGAAGTTTTGGCCAAGTTGAACATTGGAGataccattgctcaacttgagggggagtgtcaaaaagaagagaataacGGCTAGTACCAAGTTTCCATAACTTGGTAATTGGTATTACAATAAATGAGTGAACTTTCCTAGATACATTTAATTAGTGATAGTTCCTAGTGTAATGGTGGTATTTCCTATGGTTGTAATTCCCCTATAAAAGGGAACATGTGTAACCTATTCAAAACATAACAGAAAAATACAATCAAAACCATTCTTCTATCTTTGCCACCATGTTCTACCTCCAATACaacgcctctctcgattaccatctttaagaaaTTAGAGGTGGAAGAAACGTAAACAGAGAAGCCCTGGAGAAAGAGGGAGCGAAGGGAGGAATCAGCGGAGAATGTTCGGTGGAGACGTTGGCGGAAGGCGTAGAGATCGGAGGGGAGTAAAGGCGGGCCGGTGGGGTTGATGAGCGTGCAGCCGGAGTCGGCCAGCACGGAAGCCATATCGTGAAATGGAGTAGACGGCGTGGTTTGGGGTTGGGGTGAAGCAGGAGGTTCATCTTCGGTGGGTTTGAGGACTTTGGTAGGTTTGGGGGTGGTGAAGGGAGGAACGAAGGGTTTGGATGGCCGTTTGCGGGAGAGCATACtccgtgtgtgtgtgtgtgttttgatgGCGCGAAACCTTTCTAGTGTTAGCCTCTTAATTTCGGAAGCCTCACTAATTTACTCAATAATCCTTTGTTCCTTTTAAAACCCAAACGGATCACCTACAACAAATCCTAAAACACACTCACAATTCCACATTCACTTATTAAAATTGTTCATAtttataagattattttattttattttattatgagtGCATTTTAGGATTTGTTTTGGGATTTGTTATAAGTGATCCATTCCGATTTTAAATACATGCTCTTTTTGAGAAAACTAATGTTACCCGTAGAGCACATTATATGATTTGTAATGTTAATGGAAATTCAATCATAACTTACTTTGTATCGTTGATAATTCTAAtcataaaagaaataataatagtggTAAGTACTTTATACCTCATGATATAGTCAATAGTCAATACTTGATTAAATGTCACATATATTCTAcatcaaaaattaataaactttATTGTAGAATTGatttttaataatacaaaacGACTACAATTTATATAAGGAAAAGAGGGAACATTTTTTATGGTCCGCGAACTTTGTCGAactactatcattttatgtccgtgaactttgaaaatatcatttgaggtttGTTAACTAGTACTGGTAAATATCAATTGAAgtgttttttttactatttcctagtTTTTCCGGATGAAAATACCTTCCATAACATGATGGGCAATATAGAAACTTAAACATTCAGTCCAATTATACTATAggctttatttaaaaaataaaaatctataTAGTGATACTTCAAATTATACATTTACTGTGACTGTACTAAACTTATCAGTTGTCACATACTCATatcttttataaattaaatacctttattaaatatttttgatgaattttattaatataatttgacattcaatattatcacttaatagGGTGATATGCAAGAAAAGTTCCTTCTccaactttttataattaaataattttaaaatattcttGAGATATGGATACTTGTAAAAATTAATGTTACAGTCAATAGACACTAGTGATACTTGAATATTTATATACTcatgagtattattttattagtaaaaaatatattaaaatattctaTTTAATCTATTAGGAGTAATAAATTGACGACCCTGTTGCTCCGAGATTCATTTATCAagaatagggatgtcaatcgggtcagCCTAGCGGGTTTCGGGTCAGTCGGGtgtgggttaatcgggttgtgTTTTTCAGGTTATAACAGTTcggccctaaccctaaaagctcgggtttcgggctagcccaacgggttaatcgggttgctaccgttAAAATTAatatgcgatcaatccaataaataatgatgaaaattagttatatttataaaatgtaaaacatttaattataataaatttgataatttgagatatatgcttaaactcaaacataaacatgaacAAATATTAACATTTGAGATTTGTGCAAAATGAAGTATAAACATATTTCGAgaaatttaaaagaatattttagaaatttatatattttgtagtgaatttgaagtctctaatttatttatctattattatattaataaaaattaatatataatatgtatatttaatataaaattgaaagttatttttgttggtatccatattataaaaataataaatgaagtgacGAATTATGGGTAAAAtgaatagaacaatagaaattttatcggttttcgggccagcccatcgggttttcgggtctagccctaatgggttgcgggttaatcgggtgcgggctaatcgggttgtgattttatCATGCtataaattttcaaccctaaacCTATATATTGGACAGTGCAGAATCCCGTGAACCATCGAGTCTTTGAACGCAAGTTGCGCCTGAAGCCATTTGGCCGAGGGCACGTCTGCctgggcgtcacgcatcgcgtcgttgaaaaaaagaaaaaaaaacctaTATATTGGACAggttattcgggccagcccactgGTTGCGGGCTGCACTGACATCCCTAGTCAAGAACGTTTAGAGAAACACGAGGAGGTATATATCTTCTTCTAATTATTTCCTAGTTATATAGTGGCATATGTTAAATCCCCATTGCCTGGCTACCAATTTCCAGTATTACGCGAAGCTGGATGAAAAACACAAAACGTTGGAGAAAGAGAAGCTCGAAGTTGAAGCTAGAAAAAAGGTGAACAAAcatacatgcatatatacttataaatatcTGTCATTCCACATATATCATATTCATGTTTGCAGCAATAAAGGAGTTGAGGAAGGCCATGGTGTACAAAGCAAAACCAGTTACCTAAATCACCAAAGAtaacgaggaggaggaggaggagatgcGGTGATGCAGGAAGAGCTTGTTGTGGGGAACTTAGAATTCATGAGCGCGCCAAAGGTAAGGAGCGAATTGGTGGGCGAACATCACACGATGATAGTAGGGCTATTATGGATGATCTACAAGACCAGAAGCA
Coding sequences within:
- the LOC121775298 gene encoding uncharacterized protein LOC121775298 — protein: MVSPMFNLAKTSLKILGFTALVRISANCSSDRTNGNSMTPPSNFSLMKWRSTSTCLVRSCCTGFSDMLIAALLSQNNLLFRFGGKPISVSNLLSHMISMSPLLMPRNSASALDKATTFCFLLLQVTRLPPMKVQLPQQFLAHDSVSLVCQQACNLRGQFLPTCRGHIFSVLRIFHDST